One window of Leifsonia sp. AK011 genomic DNA carries:
- a CDS encoding cytidine deaminase has protein sequence MTLSEPQGTGSFLPQTDADWDALRGVAKEALAHAYVPYSNFPVGVAAIVDDGRVISGANVENASYGLTLCAECALVSSLHMTGGGKLVAFTCVDGHGNALMPCGRCRQLLFEHSAEGMLLETVSGIKTIDEVIPDAFGPRTLEAYRATPAD, from the coding sequence ATGACCCTTTCAGAGCCTCAGGGCACCGGCAGTTTCCTTCCGCAGACCGACGCCGACTGGGACGCCCTGCGGGGCGTCGCCAAGGAGGCTCTGGCGCACGCCTACGTTCCGTACTCGAACTTCCCGGTCGGTGTCGCAGCGATCGTCGACGACGGCCGCGTGATCTCCGGCGCGAATGTCGAGAACGCGTCGTACGGCCTGACACTGTGCGCGGAGTGCGCGCTCGTGTCATCCCTGCACATGACCGGCGGCGGCAAGCTCGTCGCGTTCACGTGCGTGGACGGGCACGGCAACGCGCTCATGCCGTGCGGTCGGTGCCGCCAGCTGCTGTTCGAGCACTCGGCCGAGGGGATGCTCCTCGAGACAGTCTCCGGAATCAAGACGATCGACGAGGTGATCCCGGATGCGTTCGGGCCGCGCACTCTCGAGGCCTACCGCGCGACCCCTGCTGATTGA
- a CDS encoding ABC transporter permease codes for MSTVSPAASLSTMQLETAVTRSWKPPIGLGIFAAISILFVVFSRPGTTGFSFSTTADAIQLPVVRVDAPLAGSIAALLLVLLTAVSIYLSWSARRTPVWLIAIFAVIFMFGFLTWVAAGSSLDVLVTSLLVGAVGLSVPLIFGALGGVISERVGVVNVAIEGQLLAGAFVSALVASATGQPLLGLAAAMVAGVLVSFVLAAFSIKYFVDQVIVGVVLNVLVVGLTSFLFSTVLAPNASVLNSPPRFDRINIPLLSEIPILGPVLFRQTIIVYIMYIAVFLVWFALFKTRWGLRLRSVGEHPQAADTVGINVTGTRFWNVLLAGAIAGLGGAYFTLGSVGAFNKEMTAGAGFIALAAVIFGRWDPIRATLAALLFGFASNLQSALSIIGSPVPSEFMLMLPYLVTIFAVAGLVGRVRGPAAAGKPYVKS; via the coding sequence GTGAGCACAGTATCGCCAGCAGCGTCCCTGTCGACGATGCAGCTCGAGACGGCGGTGACCCGCAGCTGGAAGCCGCCGATCGGCCTGGGGATCTTCGCCGCGATCAGCATCCTGTTTGTGGTGTTCTCTCGGCCCGGCACCACAGGGTTCAGTTTCTCCACGACCGCTGATGCAATTCAGCTCCCCGTGGTCAGGGTGGATGCCCCGCTCGCAGGCTCGATCGCGGCCCTCCTGCTCGTCCTCCTGACAGCCGTGTCGATCTACCTCTCGTGGAGTGCGCGACGCACACCCGTGTGGCTCATCGCGATCTTCGCCGTCATCTTCATGTTCGGATTCCTGACGTGGGTCGCGGCGGGATCGTCGCTGGACGTTCTTGTGACCAGCCTCCTCGTCGGCGCCGTCGGTCTGAGCGTCCCGTTAATCTTCGGTGCGCTGGGCGGGGTCATCTCCGAACGCGTCGGCGTGGTGAATGTGGCCATCGAGGGGCAGCTTCTCGCGGGAGCATTCGTGTCGGCGCTCGTCGCCTCAGCGACTGGTCAGCCCCTTCTCGGACTCGCTGCCGCCATGGTGGCTGGCGTACTCGTTTCCTTCGTTCTGGCCGCGTTCTCCATCAAGTACTTCGTCGACCAGGTGATCGTCGGTGTGGTGCTGAACGTGCTCGTGGTGGGTCTGACGAGCTTCCTGTTCTCGACGGTGCTGGCCCCGAACGCCTCGGTGCTCAACAGCCCTCCGAGGTTCGACCGCATCAATATCCCTCTCCTCAGTGAGATCCCCATCCTCGGACCCGTTCTGTTCCGGCAGACGATCATCGTCTACATCATGTACATCGCGGTCTTCCTCGTGTGGTTCGCCCTCTTCAAGACTCGCTGGGGCCTGCGGTTGCGCTCCGTCGGTGAGCATCCGCAAGCAGCAGATACGGTGGGCATCAACGTCACGGGAACGCGTTTCTGGAACGTCCTGCTCGCTGGCGCGATCGCAGGGCTCGGTGGCGCCTACTTCACCCTGGGTTCCGTGGGCGCGTTCAACAAGGAAATGACCGCTGGCGCTGGCTTCATCGCGCTTGCCGCGGTCATCTTCGGACGGTGGGATCCGATCCGTGCAACGCTCGCTGCCCTCCTCTTCGGGTTCGCCAGCAACCTCCAGTCAGCGCTCTCGATCATTGGGTCACCTGTGCCGAGCGAGTTCATGCTGATGCTCCCGTACCTCGTGACGATCTTCGCCGTCGCGGGCCTGGTAGGACGAGTGCGCGGCCCCGCTGCCGCGGGAAAGCCGTACGTGAAGTCATGA
- a CDS encoding ABC transporter permease, which produces MTDPKITSTTPTPGSADTTLEAGQQPNEVAPPSRAQQVLRDILGGSAMISVLAVVLALLAGGILIALTDKDVQTASGYFFSRPADTFSAIWDAISGAYVAMFQGSIYNFRADDFVRGIRPFTETLKFATPLITAGLGVALAFRAGLFNIGGRGQMLVAAGAAGYVGFAWPLPAGIHVIVAVLAGVLAGAIWGAIVGLLKARTGAHEVIVTIMLNYVAFYLISYLLTQQWALQAPGSTNPKSAAMLPTAVFPKILGDQFNLHFGFILAIAVTIWFWYFINRSSMGFRFRAVGENPNAAKIAGINVKNVYVWAMVMSGALVGLAGVNQVLGTVTTGFTAGIDASIGFDAITVALLGRSKPVGVFVAGVLFGALKAGGYSMQAAQGVPIDIVLVVQSLIVLFIAAPPLVRSIFRLPIPGSAPRSRTKVEVAK; this is translated from the coding sequence ATGACCGACCCGAAGATCACCAGCACCACACCAACACCGGGCAGCGCGGACACCACCCTCGAGGCGGGTCAGCAGCCCAATGAGGTGGCACCGCCGTCGCGTGCGCAGCAGGTGCTCAGGGACATCCTGGGCGGCAGCGCGATGATCTCGGTGCTCGCCGTCGTGCTTGCCCTCCTCGCCGGGGGAATCCTGATCGCCCTCACCGACAAAGACGTGCAGACGGCCTCCGGGTACTTCTTCTCCCGGCCCGCTGACACGTTCTCCGCGATCTGGGATGCCATCTCCGGCGCCTATGTCGCCATGTTCCAGGGTTCGATCTACAACTTCAGAGCCGACGACTTCGTTCGTGGCATCCGTCCGTTCACAGAGACGCTCAAGTTCGCCACTCCGCTCATCACCGCGGGCCTCGGTGTCGCACTCGCGTTCCGCGCGGGTCTGTTCAACATCGGTGGCCGCGGCCAGATGCTGGTGGCGGCGGGAGCCGCGGGCTACGTCGGATTCGCGTGGCCGCTGCCTGCGGGCATCCACGTCATTGTCGCGGTGCTCGCCGGCGTTCTTGCTGGCGCGATCTGGGGAGCCATCGTTGGGCTTCTCAAAGCCCGCACTGGGGCGCACGAGGTGATCGTGACGATCATGCTCAACTACGTCGCGTTCTACCTCATCTCCTACCTGCTGACCCAGCAGTGGGCACTGCAGGCACCCGGATCCACCAACCCGAAGTCGGCGGCAATGCTGCCGACCGCCGTGTTCCCGAAGATCCTCGGTGACCAGTTCAACCTGCATTTCGGCTTCATCCTCGCGATCGCCGTGACGATCTGGTTCTGGTACTTCATCAACCGATCGAGCATGGGGTTCCGTTTCAGGGCGGTCGGTGAGAACCCGAATGCCGCGAAGATCGCGGGAATCAACGTCAAGAACGTCTACGTCTGGGCGATGGTGATGTCGGGTGCCCTTGTGGGACTCGCGGGCGTCAACCAGGTGCTCGGTACCGTCACAACAGGGTTCACGGCCGGAATCGATGCGAGCATCGGCTTCGATGCCATCACGGTTGCACTGCTCGGCCGGTCGAAGCCGGTCGGTGTGTTCGTCGCTGGCGTTCTCTTCGGTGCGCTCAAGGCCGGCGGCTACTCGATGCAGGCAGCTCAGGGCGTGCCAATCGACATCGTTCTGGTCGTCCAGTCCCTCATCGTGCTCTTCATCGCGGCCCCGCCGCTCGTTCGGTCGATCTTCCGACTTCCGATACCCGGGTCCGCGCCGCGGTCCCGCACGAAAGTGGAGGTGGCCAAGTGA
- a CDS encoding ABC transporter ATP-binding protein: MKLELRGITKRFGSLVANDHIDLTVEPGEIHCLLGENGAGKSTLMNVLYGLYQADEGEILLDDEVQHFSGPGDAMNAGIGMVHQHFMLIPVFTVAENVMLGHEETKFGGRLDLEGARAKVREISARFGFDVDPDALVDDLPVGVQQRVEIIKALSRDARVLVFDEPTAVLTPQETDELIGIMRQLKESGTSIVFITHKLREVREVADRITVIRLGKVVGEASPTDTNEELASLMVGRAVDLMIDKGPAKPGPVALTVTNLSVIDPRNQLVVNNVSFDVHEGEILAIAGVQGNGQTELTEAILGLQPRVTGEIRLGGVQLTGLGVRRVLNAGVGFVPEDRKEDGLVAEFTIAENLMLDRSDGPPFVKAGTLQLRYLSEFAEEKITEFDIRAQGIETHVGRLSGGNQQKVVLARELSRDLKLFVAAQPTRGLDVGSIEFVHTRIVQARDAGVPVIVVSTELDEVAALADRIAVMYRGGIVGIVPGDTPREVLGLMMAGEHPDHPADPSAGEAA, translated from the coding sequence ATGAAACTGGAGCTTCGCGGGATCACCAAGAGGTTCGGTTCGCTGGTCGCCAACGACCACATTGACCTCACGGTCGAGCCGGGCGAGATCCACTGCCTCCTGGGCGAGAACGGCGCAGGAAAGTCAACACTCATGAACGTGCTCTACGGCCTGTACCAGGCCGATGAGGGCGAGATCCTCCTGGACGACGAGGTCCAGCACTTCTCAGGCCCGGGCGATGCGATGAACGCAGGCATCGGCATGGTGCACCAGCACTTCATGCTCATCCCTGTCTTCACGGTCGCCGAGAACGTCATGCTCGGGCACGAGGAGACGAAGTTCGGCGGCCGCCTCGATCTCGAGGGAGCGCGCGCGAAGGTTCGAGAGATCTCGGCCCGCTTCGGCTTCGATGTCGATCCCGATGCCCTTGTAGACGACCTCCCCGTCGGCGTCCAGCAGCGCGTCGAGATCATCAAGGCCCTCTCGCGGGATGCCCGTGTGCTCGTGTTCGACGAGCCCACCGCCGTGCTCACCCCCCAGGAGACCGACGAGCTCATCGGCATCATGCGCCAGCTCAAGGAGTCCGGCACCTCCATCGTCTTCATCACGCACAAGTTGCGCGAGGTTCGCGAGGTCGCGGATCGCATCACCGTCATCCGCCTGGGCAAGGTCGTTGGCGAGGCGTCCCCGACCGACACCAACGAGGAACTCGCCTCGCTCATGGTCGGCCGTGCCGTTGACCTCATGATCGACAAGGGCCCGGCCAAGCCGGGGCCCGTGGCCCTCACCGTCACTAACCTCTCCGTCATCGACCCGCGTAACCAGCTCGTCGTCAACAACGTGAGCTTCGACGTTCACGAGGGCGAGATACTCGCGATCGCTGGCGTCCAGGGCAACGGTCAGACCGAACTCACTGAGGCCATCCTCGGACTCCAACCCCGGGTCACCGGCGAGATCAGGCTCGGTGGCGTGCAGCTCACCGGACTCGGCGTCCGGAGGGTACTGAACGCGGGCGTTGGCTTCGTGCCGGAGGATCGCAAGGAGGACGGGCTTGTCGCGGAGTTCACGATCGCCGAGAACCTCATGCTCGACCGGTCGGACGGCCCGCCCTTCGTGAAGGCCGGCACCCTCCAGTTGCGCTACCTCTCCGAGTTCGCCGAGGAGAAGATCACCGAGTTCGACATCCGTGCCCAGGGAATCGAGACCCACGTCGGCAGGCTCTCCGGTGGCAACCAGCAGAAGGTCGTCCTGGCCCGCGAGCTGAGCCGTGACCTCAAGCTCTTCGTCGCCGCGCAGCCCACGCGCGGTCTCGACGTCGGCTCGATCGAGTTCGTGCATACCCGCATCGTTCAGGCGAGGGATGCCGGTGTGCCCGTCATCGTGGTCTCGACCGAGCTCGACGAGGTTGCCGCTCTCGCGGACCGCATCGCGGTCATGTACCGGGGTGGCATCGTCGGGATCGTGCCCGGCGATACCCCCCGCGAAGTGCTCGGTCTCATGATGGCCGGCGAACACCCCGATCATCCCGCAGACCCGAGTGCGGGGGAGGCAGCATGA
- a CDS encoding BMP family protein: protein MRITRGRVISGIALVGTGALLLAGCAAAPEEGGDDTAAVDFLPCMVSDAGGFDDKSFNQLGYEGLLEAAAEIGVEPITVESASETDYAPNIESLLGQGCDLIVTVGFALSAATLEAAEANPDVEFALIDDAADADFDGAVDFDNTKPIIFDTAQAAFLAGYAAASYTKTGTVATWGGMNFPTVTIFMDGFAQGVTYYNEQNGKDVKVLGWTGDGETSTFTGGFEANDVAKTTAQNFIDQGADILLPVGGPIYQSAVAAIADSGKEIALVGVDADLFETDPSTADIILTSILKGIKTATAAVVSDAAAGNFSNEAYVGTLANDGVGLAPFHNFEDLVSPDLSGQLDEIAAGIIDGSIPVTSYLNP from the coding sequence TTGAGAATCACTCGCGGCCGCGTCATCAGCGGCATCGCACTGGTCGGAACGGGCGCACTGCTGCTCGCCGGCTGCGCAGCAGCACCAGAAGAGGGCGGCGACGACACCGCCGCCGTTGACTTCCTTCCCTGCATGGTTTCCGACGCTGGCGGCTTCGACGACAAGTCGTTCAACCAGCTCGGCTACGAGGGCCTCCTCGAGGCCGCCGCTGAGATCGGCGTTGAGCCGATCACCGTCGAGTCCGCCTCGGAGACCGACTACGCACCCAACATCGAGAGCCTTCTCGGCCAGGGCTGCGACCTCATCGTCACGGTCGGCTTCGCGCTCTCCGCTGCGACCCTCGAGGCCGCTGAGGCGAACCCCGACGTCGAGTTCGCGCTGATCGACGACGCGGCAGACGCCGACTTCGATGGTGCGGTCGACTTCGACAACACCAAGCCGATCATCTTCGACACCGCCCAGGCCGCGTTCCTCGCCGGCTACGCAGCGGCGAGCTACACGAAGACCGGAACGGTCGCGACGTGGGGTGGCATGAACTTCCCGACCGTCACGATCTTCATGGACGGCTTCGCCCAGGGTGTCACCTACTACAACGAGCAGAACGGCAAGGACGTCAAGGTCCTCGGCTGGACCGGCGACGGCGAGACGTCCACCTTCACGGGTGGCTTCGAGGCCAACGACGTTGCGAAGACGACCGCGCAGAACTTCATCGACCAGGGTGCGGACATCCTCCTGCCCGTCGGTGGACCGATCTACCAGAGCGCCGTTGCCGCCATCGCGGACTCCGGCAAGGAGATCGCGCTCGTTGGTGTTGACGCTGACCTGTTCGAGACCGACCCCTCGACGGCCGACATCATCCTGACGTCGATCCTCAAGGGCATCAAGACGGCCACGGCCGCCGTGGTCTCCGACGCAGCAGCCGGCAACTTCTCGAACGAGGCGTACGTCGGAACCCTCGCGAACGACGGAGTCGGCCTCGCGCCGTTCCACAACTTCGAGGACCTTGTGTCGCCCGACCTCTCGGGCCAGCTCGACGAGATCGCTGCGGGAATCATCGACGGCAGCATCCCTGTCACGTCGTACCTCAACCCGTAA
- a CDS encoding mannose-1-phosphate guanylyltransferase, producing the protein MSASGGPIDDFYSVIPAGGIGSRLWPLSRADAPKFLHDLTGSGQTLLKDTWDRLVPLSGADRIMVVTGRAHRAAVEGQLPALEDPNVVLESEPRDSSAAIGLAAAVLLRREPDVIIGSFAADHVIRDTRGFRRAVQEGVAAARAGYIATIGITPTEPAIGFGYIHCAGPLAIDGAPNAVVASSFVEKPDLATAERYLEDGGYLWNGGMFIARADVLLKQLGESDPELLAGINELADAWDTPRRGAVVDKVWPTLTKIAIDYTVAEPAAAVGRLVVVPGDFDWDDVGDFASIAKLHSGGRKSDLAILGENARVLADASTGIVVSQSKRMISLIGVTDIVVVDTPDALLVTTTANAQRVKSVVDALRLSGSNDVL; encoded by the coding sequence ATGAGTGCATCCGGGGGACCGATCGACGATTTCTACAGCGTGATACCGGCCGGGGGCATCGGGTCTCGGCTGTGGCCGCTGTCGCGCGCTGACGCGCCGAAGTTCCTGCACGACCTCACGGGCTCCGGCCAGACCCTCCTCAAGGACACCTGGGACCGCCTCGTTCCCCTCTCGGGCGCCGACCGCATCATGGTCGTCACCGGGCGCGCCCACCGCGCCGCCGTCGAGGGCCAGCTTCCGGCTCTCGAGGACCCCAACGTGGTTCTCGAGAGCGAACCGCGCGACTCCTCCGCGGCCATCGGCCTTGCCGCCGCCGTGCTGCTGCGCCGTGAACCCGACGTCATCATCGGGTCGTTCGCCGCAGACCACGTGATCCGTGACACCCGCGGCTTCCGTCGCGCGGTGCAGGAGGGTGTCGCCGCCGCTCGTGCCGGCTACATCGCCACGATCGGCATCACGCCGACGGAACCGGCGATCGGTTTCGGTTACATCCACTGCGCTGGCCCGCTCGCGATCGACGGGGCTCCCAACGCGGTCGTCGCGAGCTCGTTCGTGGAGAAGCCGGACCTGGCGACCGCGGAACGGTACCTCGAGGATGGCGGGTACCTCTGGAACGGCGGGATGTTCATCGCCCGCGCCGACGTGCTGCTCAAGCAGCTCGGCGAATCCGACCCGGAGCTGCTCGCGGGAATCAATGAGCTCGCGGACGCCTGGGACACCCCGCGCCGTGGCGCCGTGGTGGACAAGGTCTGGCCGACGCTCACGAAGATCGCCATCGACTACACCGTCGCGGAGCCCGCCGCTGCCGTGGGTCGGCTCGTGGTGGTCCCCGGTGACTTCGACTGGGATGACGTCGGCGACTTCGCCTCGATCGCCAAGCTCCACTCGGGCGGGCGCAAGTCCGATCTCGCGATCCTCGGCGAGAACGCCCGAGTGCTCGCCGACGCCTCGACGGGAATCGTGGTCAGCCAGAGCAAGCGCATGATCTCGCTCATCGGCGTCACCGACATCGTCGTCGTGGACACCCCCGACGCCCTTCTCGTGACCACCACTGCGAACGCCCAGCGGGTGAAGTCGGTGGTGGACGCCCTGCGGCTGTCTGGCAGCAACGACGTACTCTAG
- a CDS encoding glycosyltransferase family 1 protein yields MRVLVVSESFLPTTNGVTTSVRKVLEHLALRGHEAMVVVPAAGAPREYAGFPVREVPAIAYRQFPVGLPSPHLQGIIAEFRPDVIHAASPFLLGAQAIAAGRRLGIPSVAIFQTDVAGYARRNRLGAATRFAWRVVRWIHEGAELTLVPSSASMNDLETAGVPRLARWGRGVDLSSYHPRNRHDPLVQLLRDRIAPDGETIVGYVGRVAPEKQLERFESLRGLGGIRLAIVGDGPSLPLVRKQLKGIPTTFLGSLSGRELALAYASFDIFAHTGAEETFGQTVQEAHATGLPVIAPRAGGPIDLVEPGVNGYLFDPRFDAQLRGHVATLANDEALRLRMGEAGRRTVLGRTWEHVCDDLIGHYESVLERQAIPV; encoded by the coding sequence ATGCGAGTACTCGTCGTCAGCGAGAGTTTCCTCCCCACCACGAACGGCGTCACCACGAGCGTGCGCAAGGTGCTCGAACACCTCGCGCTCCGGGGCCACGAGGCGATGGTCGTGGTCCCCGCCGCCGGCGCCCCCCGCGAGTACGCGGGCTTCCCCGTACGCGAGGTTCCCGCCATCGCGTACCGGCAGTTCCCCGTCGGCCTTCCGAGCCCGCACCTGCAGGGGATCATCGCCGAGTTCCGCCCCGACGTCATCCACGCGGCATCCCCCTTCCTGCTCGGAGCACAGGCCATCGCCGCCGGCCGCCGCCTGGGCATCCCCTCCGTGGCCATCTTCCAGACGGATGTCGCGGGCTACGCGCGCCGCAATCGCCTGGGTGCCGCGACCCGCTTCGCGTGGCGAGTGGTGCGCTGGATCCACGAGGGCGCCGAACTGACCCTCGTGCCGTCGTCGGCATCCATGAACGACCTGGAGACTGCCGGGGTTCCCCGCCTCGCCCGATGGGGCCGCGGAGTCGACCTCTCCAGCTACCACCCGCGCAATCGACACGATCCCCTCGTGCAGTTGCTGCGCGACCGGATCGCGCCGGACGGAGAGACGATCGTCGGCTACGTCGGCAGGGTGGCCCCGGAGAAGCAGCTGGAGCGCTTCGAGTCGCTGCGGGGGCTCGGTGGCATCCGTCTCGCGATCGTCGGGGACGGCCCGTCGCTCCCCCTCGTGCGCAAGCAGTTGAAGGGCATCCCGACGACGTTCCTCGGGTCGCTCTCGGGCAGGGAGCTCGCCCTCGCCTACGCGTCGTTCGACATCTTCGCGCACACGGGAGCCGAGGAGACCTTCGGGCAGACCGTGCAGGAGGCGCACGCGACCGGCCTGCCGGTCATCGCGCCGCGCGCAGGCGGACCCATCGACCTCGTCGAACCGGGCGTCAACGGATACCTCTTCGACCCGCGCTTCGATGCCCAGCTCCGCGGCCACGTCGCCACCCTCGCGAACGACGAGGCGCTGCGTCTCCGCATGGGAGAGGCCGGGCGACGCACCGTGCTCGGGCGCACGTGGGAGCACGTGTGCGACGACCTGATCGGCCACTACGAGAGCGTGCTCGAACGCCAGGCGATTCCCGTCTAG
- a CDS encoding mannitol-1-phosphate 5-dehydrogenase: MKAVHFGAGNIGRGFVGLLLHRAGYEVVFADVAAPLIDALNSAQSYTVHEVGEGAQDHVVTGFRGINSATDEEALIDEIATADVVTTAVGPNVLKFIAPVIAAALKKRRAERPLAVMACENAINATDILEGFVVDALGSDTAALDRATFANTAVDRIVPIQPAEAALDVTVETYFEWAIDRRPFADAPPPIVDAHWVDDLAPYIERKLFTVNTGHATIAYFGFLAGAELISEALALPEVATSVRAVLAETKELLVRRHLLDPEEQQAYIERILVRFANPELPDRVDRVGRQPLRKLSRGERFIAPAADLAEAGTEPVALLSAIGAALRFDVPDDPQSVELLERLARESAEEFVTSVTGIEKGHPLFAGLLREVEAARP, encoded by the coding sequence ATGAAGGCTGTGCACTTCGGCGCGGGGAACATCGGGCGGGGCTTCGTCGGCCTGCTCCTCCACCGCGCGGGCTACGAGGTCGTCTTCGCGGATGTCGCGGCTCCCCTCATCGATGCCCTCAACTCTGCACAGAGCTACACCGTGCATGAGGTGGGGGAGGGGGCCCAGGACCACGTCGTCACGGGCTTCCGCGGTATCAACAGCGCCACGGACGAAGAGGCGCTCATCGACGAGATCGCCACGGCCGACGTCGTCACGACGGCCGTGGGGCCCAACGTCCTCAAGTTCATCGCACCGGTCATCGCCGCAGCGCTGAAGAAGCGCCGCGCGGAGCGACCGCTCGCCGTCATGGCGTGCGAGAACGCGATCAATGCGACGGACATCCTCGAGGGCTTCGTCGTCGACGCCCTCGGTTCTGACACGGCGGCGCTCGACCGCGCCACCTTCGCCAACACCGCGGTGGACCGTATCGTGCCGATCCAGCCTGCCGAGGCAGCGCTGGATGTCACGGTCGAGACCTATTTCGAGTGGGCGATCGATCGCCGGCCCTTCGCCGACGCACCGCCGCCCATCGTCGACGCCCACTGGGTGGACGACCTGGCGCCGTACATCGAGCGCAAGCTGTTCACGGTCAACACCGGCCACGCGACGATCGCGTACTTCGGCTTCCTCGCCGGTGCGGAGCTCATCTCGGAGGCCCTCGCCCTCCCCGAGGTCGCCACATCGGTGCGCGCGGTGCTCGCTGAGACCAAGGAGCTCCTCGTTCGTCGCCACCTTCTCGATCCCGAGGAGCAGCAGGCCTACATCGAGCGCATCCTCGTGCGCTTCGCGAATCCTGAACTGCCCGACCGCGTCGATCGAGTGGGCCGCCAGCCGCTGCGCAAACTCAGCCGCGGCGAGCGGTTCATCGCCCCAGCGGCCGACCTCGCGGAGGCTGGCACGGAGCCCGTCGCTTTGCTGTCGGCCATCGGTGCGGCCCTCAGGTTCGACGTGCCGGACGATCCGCAGAGCGTGGAGCTGCTCGAGCGGCTGGCGCGTGAGTCGGCAGAGGAGTTCGTGACATCCGTCACCGGCATAGAGAAGGGGCACCCGCTGTTCGCGGGTCTCCTGCGCGAGGTCGAGGCGGCGCGACCGTAG
- a CDS encoding PTS sugar transporter subunit IIA, giving the protein MADQVLTEKQIKIEGTATTKLEAMREAADILVAAGAVTSAYLPAMLEREESVSTYMGNYLAIPHGTNESKDAILASALSFVRYSTPIDWDGNPVRFVVGIAGVGNEHLDILSSIAIVFSDEDEVDALIAATSAEEILDILSEVNT; this is encoded by the coding sequence ATGGCTGACCAGGTACTGACCGAGAAGCAGATCAAGATCGAGGGCACCGCAACGACCAAGCTCGAGGCGATGCGTGAGGCAGCAGACATCCTCGTCGCCGCCGGCGCGGTGACGAGTGCCTACCTCCCCGCAATGCTCGAACGCGAGGAGTCGGTCTCGACCTACATGGGCAACTACCTGGCCATTCCACACGGCACGAACGAGAGCAAGGACGCGATCCTTGCATCCGCGCTCTCGTTCGTGCGGTACTCCACCCCGATCGACTGGGACGGCAACCCCGTGCGGTTCGTCGTCGGTATCGCCGGCGTCGGCAACGAGCACCTCGACATTCTGTCGAGCATTGCGATCGTGTTCTCCGACGAGGACGAGGTCGACGCGCTCATCGCAGCGACGAGCGCCGAGGAGATCCTCGACATCCTCTCCGAGGTCAACACCTGA